The following coding sequences are from one Lolium rigidum isolate FL_2022 chromosome 6, APGP_CSIRO_Lrig_0.1, whole genome shotgun sequence window:
- the LOC124659359 gene encoding F-box protein SKIP8-like, which translates to MDAFPALIAAGATAVCCLVCAIWAFRPPSPNKHQSAPTPTCCSCRHKATAASANGDMAIGGDEMNKAPAPAPAATGASMMEQLVPEITTHALSYLDCTSLCHLSMTNSAMRRAANDDGAWKALYHKDFTVEQGNITPPNGWKAYYAATKAIINVNAEFYNIIREGSLPAMSHFWLNADYVKCINASGELFTGYNAVMNSWALLFNWGQDGGQGTDFQLRDVRARVLSDVAWVNMKVHVDGEPGPLHATNVYEFRNDRWYMVHHHSSVMVDPAPHNLFG; encoded by the exons ATGGACGCTTTCCCGGCCCTGATCGCCGCCGGGGCCACCGCCGTCTGCTGCCTCGTCTGCGCCATCTGGGCCTTCCGCCCCCCTTCCCCTAACAAGCACCAATCCGCTCCGACCCCGACCTGCTGCTCCTGCCGCCACAAGGCCACTGCCGCCAGCGCCAACGGCGACATGGCCATCGGTGGGGACGAGATGAACAAGGCGCCGGCGCCTGCTCCCGCGGCCACGGGCGCCTCCATGATGGAGCAGCTCGTGCCCGAGATCACAACCCACGCTCTCAGCTACCTCGACTGCACCAGTCTCTGCCACCTCTCTATGACCAACTCAGCCATGCGCCGCGCCGCCAACGACGATGGGGCTTGGAAGGCGCTCTACCACAAG GATTTTACAGTCGAGCAGGGTAATATAACTCCACCTAATGGTTGGAAGGCATACTACGCAGCTACGAAAGCCATCATAAATGTGAATGCTGAGTTCTATAATATCATCAGGGAAGGGTCCTTGCCAGCAATGAGTCACTTCTGGCTTAACGCAGACTATGTAAAGTGCATAAATGCTAGTGGAGAACTTTTTACAGG ATACAACGCAGTGATGAACAGCTGGGCCCTGTTATTCAACTGGGGCCAAGATGGTGGGCAGGGCACTGATTTTCAGTTACGAGATGTCAGAGCTCGTGTACTTTCTGATGTAGCTTGGGTCAACATGAAGGTgcatgttgatggtgaaccagggCCTCTCCATGCGACCAATGTATATGAGTTCCGTAACGACAGGTGGTATATGGTTCATCACCATAGCTCAGTCATGGTGGACCCAGCGCCACATAATCTGTTTGGCTGA